Genomic segment of Terriglobales bacterium:
GTCTACCCGGACATCGGGGGCATACCGCATTTCACCCGTAGCGGCCACGTGTCCCACCATGCCCTCCACACCGATCTTGAGGCGCGATCCCTTCGTGTGCACAGTGCAGCCGCGAACACCTGCCAGAACCATCTCCTGAGCTTCATGATCATGCAGCCAAATCGACGCCTCGATGCAGCCGAACGACTGCGCCACGTCGTTTACTACCTGCGTGAGAAGCAAATCCAGATCCAGCGTCGAGTTGATGGTCTGCGCTGCCTTCTGCAAGCGCAGGAGGTCCTGAACATAGCGGTAGTCGGGATGCAAGACAGGCGTGTCGACACTAGGCCGCGGATAGGTGGCCATGGTTCCCCTCCCCATGTCCTGAGGTTGCTTTATTGATGTCTAAGGAGACGCTTTCGATTCTTAGTTTTGCCCTATTGGGGCTGGTCACGGTTTCACGGAATAGCACGGATCAGAAGGAAGTCTAGAAGGAGTAATGCACAACATCTCTGGTTGGTTTTCAATCCGTGAAAACCTGTGGAATCCGTGGCTGATTCCTGCCCTACATGATTGCTGTCGGCGGCGCAGGCTCATCCGGACTGCCGGCATTCGCCAGCGGCACCCGGATCATCACCAGGATAAGCACGACCAGCGCGGCAAGCGCCACCCAGATCGGGGACGCCCACTTGAACAGCGCCACATCCTTCCCTGCACCTACCAAACCTGCGATCACCAGCCCACACAAAGCTTCACCGGCGATCAAGCCCGACGCGGTGAGGACGCCGGCATTGTCCACCCTGGCTTTTTGGGCGTCGTTGAAGTCGCGGCGGTCGCGCAGCCGATCGGTAAGCCAACGCACCACGCCACCCAGGAAAATCGCGAAGGTAGTGCCCAGCGGCAGATACATGCCGACCGCGAAGAGCATCACGCTCTTCACCTCGATCAGGATCGCGCAAAGGCCGAGCAGAATGCCCACGACCACCAGCGGCCAGGCCATGTCACCGCCGACGATGCCCTTGGCCAACATCGACATCAAGCCTGCCTGCGGCGCGGACAAGGCAGGGCTGCCAAAATGGTATGCCTTGTCGAGCACTGCCAACGGGAAGAAAAGCACCAGCGATGCAACCACCACGCCGAGCAGGTCGCCCACTTCCATTTTTGCCGGGGTGCCTCCCAGGATGTGACCGACCTTCAGATCCTGCAGCATTTCGCCGGCAACTGCTGATGAAACGCAGATGACCGCCGCCACTCCCAGAACTGCCGCCACTCCACCTGTACCCGACACTCCGAGCGCGACCATCAAGAGGGCTGCAATTACCAGGGTGCAGAGCGTGAGTCCGGAAACTGGATTGTTGGACGAACCAATCAGTCCCACAAGGTTTCCGGAAACTGCGGCGAAGAAGAATCCCAGCACCACCATCACTGCGGCCGCGACCAGCGCTCCCACCAACACCTTCGAACTGGAAAGATTCCCGGCGCCGCTAATGAAATAGCGGTACAGAACCAGCATCGCCACAAAAACAATCGCCACACCCACGAAGATCACCTTGGCAGGGAGATCACGCTCCGTGCGATTGGTGCTGGCGTGCGCGGCGGCGGATTTCCTTAGGTCCGAGACGGCGCGGCCCATGCCGATCGCCAGTTGCTTGCGCATCTTGAAAAGGGTGTAGCTTGCGCCCACCAGCATTCCGCCCACCGCGATCGGCCGCACGATTGAGTAATAGATGGCTTGAGCCAGCAGCGGCCATGAGATCGTCTGTCCTGCTGGCAGCGATCCCTGGATGTACGGCCCTACGGTGAACGTGAGAAGCGGAACCAGCAATCCCCAGGCGAGCACGCCGCCAGCGAAGTTCAGAGACGCCAGTCGCGGACCAATGATGTATCCAACGCCAAGATAGGCTGGACTGACGTCGGGCAAGGTGAACAGCGTGGTACCGCCAGTCACCGTGGTTGCCACGTTAGGATTGGTGCTGGTGCGTAGCAGCAATCGCTTTCCCAACGCGCTGATACCGACGGGAAACGTATTGTTAGGCTGAAAGACATTGATTGCGCCCAGCAGGTACATGAATCCGCCGAAGCCCATATTGGCGAACAGAATTTTGGCGGCCTTGGCGCCCTGCTGGCCGGCCTTGTGAATCTCAGAAGCTGCCACCGATTCCGGATAAGGAAGTTCGGGATCTTCAACCATCACGCGGCGGAGGAGCGTCACCAGCAAAATTCCCAGTGTTCCGCCGATCACCATCAGTGCCACTGATTTCCAGTACTGGTCTCTGGTGAGTCCCGGCCACAGGCCCGCCATGACGAAGGCGGGAATCGTGAACACCGCGCCTGCTGCCACCGACTCGCCAATCGAACCGATGGTTCGCGCAATGTTTTCTTCCAGCAGCGAGCCTTTGAAAATGCGCAGCACCGACATCCCGATCACCGCCGCAGGGTACGTCGCGGCAATGGTCATTCCCGCTTTCAGGCCCAGATAGGCATTGGCTGCGCCTAGGATTCCGGTCATCAGCAAGCCCAGGATCACTGCCCGGAAGGTAAATTCCGGCATCTGCATGCTGGCCGGAACGTAAGACTGGAATTTAGGGGCGGGTTGCGGTGGCGCTGTTGTCCGAGTGCTCATCAGGAGTCCTTGTGTCCTTGATTAAGATGGTACCCTGCGAGGCCGCGCAAGTTTCGCACGCTGCGTGCTTCCGATACAAGTGTCGAGACGCCAACTCTGGTGATTTCCATTACTTCGGGACGTCATGCCGTTGTCCGGCGGTGCTCACCCTGGTGATTGCGACTGGCAATGCCGAATTGCTTTGTAGCCCACAGGCCAGCTATACTGAATGGCGCGATCGCCCGCGACCTCTGCCGCGACGATCGGGAGGAGGGTCGTCTTCAGCAGTACCGGAGACCTAACTCGGGTTCCAGGAGCCTCTGGCTCGCCTGAGAATTCTTTGCGTTTTGGCTTCCTGCGGGCCGCCACCGAAAGCCTTTTCAGCGTCTTATTTCCCTCCGATTGCCGCCTTTGCCAAGAACCTCTAACGCATGCCTCATGGCTCCCTGTTTGTCAGGATTGCCTGGAGTCGATTCCGCCCATTTCCGGCGTCTTATGCGCGATTTGCGGTGAGCGGTTATACACGCTGTCCCCCTCTCCGGGGACCAAGGACCAGGACCAGGTCGGCCAGCAGGTTTGTGGCGACTGCCTGATGAGCCCTCCGCCATTTGTACGCGCCACAGCCTACGGAGCCTACGAAGGCGGGTTGGGGGAGTTGATTCACTTGTTCAAATACGAACAAATGCGGCCGGCGGCTCGCGTCCTCGGGAATCTGCTCGCCGAAGCGATCGAGTGGCTGGCCCCCGAAATCGGCGAAGCCCGTCCGCTGGTGGTTCCGGTCCCATTGCACAAGACCAAGCTACGGCAACGCGGATTCAACCAGTCGGAACTCATCGCGCGTGCAGCGCTTAAGTTGAAGCCGGGGGACCTCCAACTGGAGATGCCTCCGCTGCTGCTGGTTCGCCGGCGCGCCACGGAGTCCCAGACCGGCCTCACTCGCAGCCAGCGCGGCGAGAATGTTCGCGGCGCTTTCCAGGCGCGAGAGCCTGAGCGGATTGCCGGCCGCAGCATCTTACTGGTAGACGATGTCTTTACGACCGGCACCACTATCGCGGAGTGTGCCCATGTGCTGCATCGAGCAGGCGCGGAGAGAATTTGGGTTGTTACTGTGGCTCGGGTGCTTAAGTCTGAGCCCAAACTTGAACACAAACCGGAACAGCAACGTAGACAGGTAGCAGAGGTTCGAGATTTACTGTAATCCCGGGCGCAAGCTTGATTCGTTTCAGGCATGTTTAAATTCCGGGGAAACTAACGGTACTGGCGGTATGTCGGCACAGCTTCACAATTTCGCGCGCGGCCATCTCCCGGAAATGCCGGGTGCTGGACTTCACCACCACCACAGCAACGGGCGCGGCTTTATGAACCAGCCCGTACTGGTGCTGAACGCTTCCTACGAGCCAATCAATGTTTGCGCCGCGCGGCGCGCCATCGTCCTGGTGCTCAAGGGCGTGGCCATGACCGAGGAGGAGAACGGCGCCTTCCTGCACGCGGCCCGTCTCGCCATGCGGGTTCCGTCAGTGATCCGGCTGCTGGAGTATCGCCGTATCCCGCATCAGACCCGCGCTCTCTCCCGGAAAAACATCCTGCTGCGCGACCGTAATTCCTGCCAGTATTGCGGCGTCGTCCTGGCTTCCAGCGACCTGACTCTTGATCACGTGGTTCCACGTTCCCGCGGAGGCAATTCCACCTGGGAAAATCTGGTGGCTTGCTGCCATCCCTGCAATCGCATAAAGGGAAATCAGCTGCCCGTGGAAGCCGGCATGAAGCTCACGCGCGAGCCGCGTTCTTTCAATCTCCATACCAGCCGCCACATCATGCGCCTGCTCGGCCACTCCGACGATAAGTGGCGGAAATATCTCTTTTACTAAATTTCGTCCCGCAGGAACTCTAGATGGGGTCATGCTGAGCCCGCGTGGCGCGCGAAGCCTCTCTGCAGCTTCTCAGAGGAAACAGCCTTCCATTTGAGCGAAAACGCCCGGAGTGGCAAGTACCACGTGGGAACGGACGTCCCGTCCGTTCGGGTCGAGCAAGGCTCGACAGCTAATCCAACTCTTTACTTCTTGGGAGCTGGGTCCGGTGCCGGCGGCGGCCCACCCGATGTCGTAATCGGTACCTGAGATGCACTCGAGCCGGATTTCCCGGATGCAGATCCGCCGGATGTAGTTCCGGTCGACGAAGCTCCGCCGGATGCAGTTCCGCCCGACGAACCTCCGGCGGATGTTGGCCCACTGGCAGGCGTCTGGGTTTGCGCCTTCTGATCTGGAGGCTGGGCCTTCTGCCCGGGCGCGATATCCGCGCCTTCGTAGGTGATCTTGATCTGCGAGCCGAACCGCTTGTAGTTCGTGTACTTCACGACTTCGCGGATACGCACATCCCCGTTAGAAAAGTGCAGCGTGTCGTCCACCTTGGTGAAGGTTGGGAACCAGTACTTGCCATCAATTTGTTCGCGATAGGTGGTGAACTTGGGAAACAGATTTTCCTGCCCCTTCTTGGCGCGGATGTCAGGAACATTCTTGCCGAAGGTCTTGACGATCTGAAAATCGTGATCATCCACCCAGATCCGGCCCTCGAAATATCTCCGCCCCTTGTCGATGGTCTTGGGCGAGATATCGAACACGTAGGTATTCAGCTCGTCTTCCTTCTGCTGGCCAACGAACATGATGTTGTAGTCCGGAATTTCGTCGGAGGTGAGAACGAAGGGGAGCCGCTTTTCGATGTCGTCGAAATCTTCCCGGGTCATGCTGATTCTTTGCAGCGTTGTCTGAGGGGCAAAAACCACCTGCTCGCTCCGGCGTCCCTTGTCGTCAAACAGGATGTCGACTACCTGCCGATATTCGCCTGCATCATCGACTTCCGTGATCCGCACATCCTGACGATAGGTGTACTGCTCGCGCGCCAGCTTGAATTCCTTTTCCTTGGCGGCAAAGCGCTGGATGACTTCCTGGACAGTGATGCCCTTCGGCTCAGCCGGATTCAGTTGGCCTTCACCGCGGTCCTGCGCCCACGCGCCCATCATCGGGGAGAGCGTGAGCAGTGTTCCCAGACCGAAGACTATGTTCGCGAGATGATTTCTTTTCATGGTGATATCAAACCTTGGATACTTATTAACTTCGATGCAACGGCGGAAAGCCACGTTGTCGGCCGCCCGACGTTCGCGGCGTCTCCTAATATCCTACAACGATCTCTTTTTGCCTGCCGCCCCGGACGGGTCGGGCTCGACACATTCCCGCAGGTCGCGCGCAGGTTGTCATCACGAGCAGCCTTCCGGCTGCGAGGGATCTGCAGTTGGTTTTGGGAACCGATCTGGCTGAATGCTGACCGCTGAATGCTTAGTCCAAATGCTACACTCACCTGTTTTGTCCCGATCCCTACAAAGTCAGAACAGCCTGGAGACCGCAACCTCATGCTTCGTAGCACCTGCGCCGTAACTTTACTTCTTACCTTCGCCCTGCTGCTTACCACCCTCGCCGCCGCTCAAGCCAAACATCCGTTCACCTTCGAGGACATGATGGCGCTGAAACGCATCGGCGATCCCATCCTTTCCCCTGATGGCCACTGGATTCTCTTTGGCGCTGCCGATGTCAACCTCGAACCGAACACCAAGACTTCCCATCTGTGGGTGGTTCCTGCCGCGGGCGGCGAATCCCGCCAGATCACCAATGGTCCGGGCGAGGACCGTGGCCGCTGGTCGCCCGATGGCAAGGAGATCCTCTTTGTCTCCGCTCGCGATGGCGTTTCTCAAATCTGGGTGCAGGATTTCGATTCCGCAAACGGCTCCCTGACTGGTGATCTTACCAAGATCACTTCCCTTTCCACCGGCGCCGATGGTGCGCTGTGGTCCCCCGACGGTAAGACGATTCTCTTCATCTCCGAGGTCTACCCCGATTGTCCCGACGACGCCTGCAACAAATCGCGCGAAGAAGCTAAAGCAAAATCCAAGGTGAAAGCGCGCGTCTTCACTCGCCTGCTCTACCGGCACTGGA
This window contains:
- a CDS encoding oligopeptide transporter, OPT family — translated: MSTRTTAPPQPAPKFQSYVPASMQMPEFTFRAVILGLLMTGILGAANAYLGLKAGMTIAATYPAAVIGMSVLRIFKGSLLEENIARTIGSIGESVAAGAVFTIPAFVMAGLWPGLTRDQYWKSVALMVIGGTLGILLVTLLRRVMVEDPELPYPESVAASEIHKAGQQGAKAAKILFANMGFGGFMYLLGAINVFQPNNTFPVGISALGKRLLLRTSTNPNVATTVTGGTTLFTLPDVSPAYLGVGYIIGPRLASLNFAGGVLAWGLLVPLLTFTVGPYIQGSLPAGQTISWPLLAQAIYYSIVRPIAVGGMLVGASYTLFKMRKQLAIGMGRAVSDLRKSAAAHASTNRTERDLPAKVIFVGVAIVFVAMLVLYRYFISGAGNLSSSKVLVGALVAAAVMVVLGFFFAAVSGNLVGLIGSSNNPVSGLTLCTLVIAALLMVALGVSGTGGVAAVLGVAAVICVSSAVAGEMLQDLKVGHILGGTPAKMEVGDLLGVVVASLVLFFPLAVLDKAYHFGSPALSAPQAGLMSMLAKGIVGGDMAWPLVVVGILLGLCAILIEVKSVMLFAVGMYLPLGTTFAIFLGGVVRWLTDRLRDRRDFNDAQKARVDNAGVLTASGLIAGEALCGLVIAGLVGAGKDVALFKWASPIWVALAALVVLILVMIRVPLANAGSPDEPAPPTAIM
- a CDS encoding HNH endonuclease encodes the protein MNQPVLVLNASYEPINVCAARRAIVLVLKGVAMTEEENGAFLHAARLAMRVPSVIRLLEYRRIPHQTRALSRKNILLRDRNSCQYCGVVLASSDLTLDHVVPRSRGGNSTWENLVACCHPCNRIKGNQLPVEAGMKLTREPRSFNLHTSRHIMRLLGHSDDKWRKYLFY
- a CDS encoding ComF family protein — translated: MSPPPFVRATAYGAYEGGLGELIHLFKYEQMRPAARVLGNLLAEAIEWLAPEIGEARPLVVPVPLHKTKLRQRGFNQSELIARAALKLKPGDLQLEMPPLLLVRRRATESQTGLTRSQRGENVRGAFQAREPERIAGRSILLVDDVFTTGTTIAECAHVLHRAGAERIWVVTVARVLKSEPKLEHKPEQQRRQVAEVRDLL